Within Gymnogyps californianus isolate 813 chromosome 27, ASM1813914v2, whole genome shotgun sequence, the genomic segment TCCAAACGCATTTCTTACAAGACTCGAGCATAGAGACAGGACAGCGGTGCGGCACGGCTGGACGGTCAGGCGGGGAGCCGCAGCTTTTGGCAGGCGAGATCGTGTCACTTCTAACCTCCAGTATTTCAGGATCAAGACCTGATGGCCCTTGCGGGACCCGCTCAGCCATCGCTGGCTCCGTGCTCTGAGCAAACCGGGGCTTGCGCGGCTGCAAGACTTACGCTGGTGAAAGCAGAGTTTGGCCACGTAAGGCCAGGCAGGCTCGCACCCCCAGGTCCGGTCCCTTCCCCGTGCCCTGGGACACACACACTAAACCTTTTACGTTACTCAGTCCAGTGGGTTAGACTCTTTCTCTTACGTTTTCCCACCTGCCTGTTCCTAGCCTGCTCTGGGAGCTCTGGCTCCTGTTTTATGCTAGCCGAATTTCTGACTGAAGATAAgtcatgggaaaaaaaccaaaacaaaacatttgagaAGCTCGGGAAAATGGCCTtctaatcacttttttttccccatcatgtgtaagggagaggaaaaaatccacTTATTTTGTCCTTAGTCTCCAAGATACAATGtagttttgttatttaaaatcttaacaTAGATCTGGCAATGGGTTGGGCCAGGAAAggcgtgtgcgtgtgtgtatggAGAGAGTGAAATTAAATAGCTCTGCCTGTAAGTTTTATTGTTGTCCTGTAACACAGACCTTGCTTTACACATTACTTTACTTACGTTTCTTTAACTAGCTATCAGCTGGAGAGACGAAAGAATACAGCCTTTCCTGAGGGCACAGCCAAAACTCCATTTTCCACCAGAactggtaaaaaagaaaaattgcaagaaaaatgtcTGGAAGACAAAGCAACAGTTTCCTTTTGTCCTAACTCCCCATCTGCGAGGAGGGCCAGCTACTCCACAAGGCGGTGGATGGGAGAACCCAcgaaatgaaaaaaatgccgGAGAGCCGCAGACATTCCCagcattttactttaaaaagccaACTTGAGAGCCGGCTGGCGCTCCAAAAGCTGGGGAAAGCCTGCCCGGGGATGAGCTGccggagcaggcagggagcgaTGCCATCGGCAGCAGGAGCCCCGCTGCAGATTTCCTCCCcttgcaggcagggaggagcggGGCATCGCTCTGCTCAGGGCTTCTATAAACTGGGGCATCCAAGAGATCTCTGTCCTCATAAACCCAGCCGGACCCCACGGTCCTCAGGGAGACCGTAACACTATCCAGGAGATGGAGAAGGGGGATTTGGCTCCGGGCTTTAATCGCTGCCAACCTGCAGCTCCTTTTCTTCGCAGCCGGGAAGGCTTTGGCGGGCAGCGTGCTGTGGGAGATCAGACGCTCGGGGCTCTGCCAGCCGACACGTGCAAGTGCAGCAGCGATGGGAGCTTGTAAATCAAACCTTGCTCAGCGGGGCACCAAATATTTACACACACTATCGCTCTCCTGAATAGGAATCAAATATGCACTAAATGCGGTGGAACAAAAGGGGTTATCTTAAATTCGGGCTGTTAGTAGAGCACAGGGCTAATAAATAAGTGTCTCCTTTCGGGAGGATTTGTAGGAGGAAAGGCAAAGGCTACGAAAGAATAAACAGCAGCTACCAGGCCCTTTGTCTTTGCTATCTGATCCTGGGTAAAGCAGTCCTGTCTACACGGTCATTGCTAGGTCTTTTCCCCAACGTTTCTCCCCAGCGATTTCCGTAGGTGACCTTGTCCTTCAGAAGGAATACCTCTCTTacaggaggagagctgggacCACCCCGTTCTGGTGGTCTGGTGTGGTCTGCCTCCATCCTCCCGGCGGGAAAGCGGGACGGCTCAGCTGGGCACCCTATGCCCCAGCGCGCTTTATGCCCAAGGCAATctcagtgcagggggatggTAACGCCAAGCAAGAAAACTGCACCAAGACAGGTCAAACACGTCCTGAATGGGCTTCCCAAGAGCGGGTGGAGGGGGTTCCTGCTCCCCCGGTCCGATCTGTGCTCAAGGACTGCAGGGGGGGGCTCTGCCCCCCTGGGCACGCCAGCATTCTTTGCCCCATGTACCTGACGGTGCTGCGGCAGGGGCACAGGAGACACTGCGTCCCTGAGCTGGCCTGCCTGCTGAGCTGCTAATTCCTGATGGGAGCTGGCTGCCCTGGGAAGTGCAAGTGTGCACCACAGATCCCTGCCATGCCAGGGAAATTCCTGTATAAAATGcctttgtgaaagaaaagatgacagtGTGAGAGTTCAGACTTACTCCAGCCAACACCTCCCTTTGTGAACCTCCCTCCTGAAAAGCCCcatgcagcaggagctgggtgtAGGAAACCAGGCAAAACACTACCCTGACATCGGGGTGAAATGCGTCACTGGTGGCTGATGGCTATTCATGCTCTTCCCTATCAAATGGAAACAATAAATGAACTATTCAGCCTGCTGTATGCTGGACATACCAAGAAGGGAACTGAGCAGGGATGGGCAAACCTCAAACAATGCAGACGTCTGGATGCTTGTCTAGGACAAACCCGAATTAACAGCTTTGGTCTGATGGGGGAAGCTCAGAGGGTGCATCGAGCATTGGCACAGGGAGGAGTTGCCCCAGAAGCTCTGGGGAGCTCCGAGGTCTCTGCATTTATCCTCACGCTTTGCATTTTCCAAGGATCACAGAAGAAATGCcgcacagcaaagcagaaaacagagtcCTCGCTCCCTGCTCGatggggaagcagcagcatggagAGTTACCGTCCCCTGAGCAATGCCTCCCAGGCCGGGAGCATGACAGGTTAAGATATCAGCACGTCCTGCCAGTCCCCGTGCCAGGCGACAGTCACAGGACCTGCCAAGTCCAGAGTCTCCTGGTCACATCCATGGGCTGGAGGACTGGTGGGCGAGAGGACTAGTCATCCGGTACAGCCAAGAAAAGGATGTGAATATTATACAGTAGAGAGACTTCTTGCAACGCTCACACACTTGAAGACGTTTCAGGCTGTTTGCAGGCTGTGGGGGAGAGGTGCAGCAGGACCTCTTCGCTCAGGATGGGTTTGGCACGTTCCTGAAGGGTACGGAGGGGAAAATGCACCAGGAGCAGTCCTCGGCCAGCAAAGCATGCTCAGATCTAAGCACGCACCTCAGTCCCACAGCATCGATCTGAGTCAGGGCTGGTACGATCTGGCATTGGCTAGAAACATAGAGGCCAGGCGAAGAGGTTTGAGGGATGATTTGCTTCTCTCCGGGTCTATTTCTGGTCCCCACAGCTGAGCTGTGGGAGGTTTGGcacctctcccccttcctctggGTAGAAATGCACTGAGGTGGGTGTCTGCAACACTTTGGTACGGAGAGGCTGCGCGGCTCGGGCTCTGCCACGTCGCACGGGGCTCACTGACGGGACGTGGGGGGAGATGTGCTCCTGAGATGCCAGCTGGGAACCGCGTCCTGCCCCTTGTGATGATGGCAGAGAGGGTCACGGGCTGGGGGGGTGGCAGGCTCGGTGATGAGAAAGGGGCTGCTCCATCGGTGCCTGGGAAAGGCTGGCCGAAGGGCTCGGCGCAGCAATGGGAGGCAGCACGGAGCCACTGCTCGTCTGTCCCCGCTTCTGCACAGCCCTACCAGCAGGTACCTGCACCCTGGGTGGGCTCAGCCAGCCCTTGCTCTCAGCTCAGGacatccctggggagcagccagCTGACTGAATTGGGAAACACAATGGTGGCAAGGAGGGGGAGATGCTGGGGGAAGCAATGGGAagcagcctcctcccagctgctccaTCCTTGTCAGGATTCGGGTACCaaagatggggagagaaaaaggggtTACGTAGGCAGAGGCAAGGGCAAATCAGGGAGGGCTGCCCTGGTTTTTGTGCTTCAGGTGCACTCTCTCCAGTGCCAGGCTGGGTCGTGCCCCCGACTCGTAATGTAGCCGCAAAGTGTCTCCCCAAGAAATAGGGGGTGCAGAGCAGGTTGTCTGAGCAAAGGTAcgttttcagaaatgtctgccTGGGCCAAACGCTACGATCCACAGCCCAGCTTTGGAGATCCCACTCTCTGCTCACAAAACCTCCCCGTGCCCGGCTCACCCCTCGAGGGCAGTGAGCGGTTCCATGGGGCAGCACACAATCCTGCGCTCGGGGCAATGCCCAGGGCAGCTCCTCACTAGAGCACCTGCACCGAGGGTGGCAGCTCACGTCTGATGGGGGCAACGTGAaaacaagaggggaaaaaggccACAGGTCCATCAACAGCAGCTGCTAGGGGCTGTGGGTGTGGGGACGGGCAGGGGAGAGCCTGTGGCCAAGGGTGCTTCAGCATCGTCCTGCTCGAGTCAGTAATTCTGCGGTGGGTCAGGTGGGAGTGTGTTGCCGTCtcctttttcagtgctttgatCTCCATGGTGACAAGGGGAACACAAGATCCAAGTTTAAAATATACTCTGCCTCCTGTTCTTCCCTCGggctgaggaagagagagagagagatgggtCAGAGAGGTCAGACGGCGAGCGGCACTTTGCAGAGAAGCTGAGCCCTGCGGTGCTCTGGGTTAGGAGGTTACGAGCCCACAGCATTCATGGAGGGAGCTGTGCCTCAGGGCACCTAGATCTGACTTTGGTACCACGGTAGGTGACAAGCAAGGATGCCCCAGGGGTAATTTGTGGACTAAAGCAGGGATCAGGGATCAGGGATCAGGGATCAGGGATCAGGTTTGGCTTTTTCCTATGCAGGACCCACTGGGAGTAAGACCCCAGGGCCAGCACGGTCCGTGGCACCATCTGGGAGAGGTCAGCATGATTTTCCCCAGTCCTACCTGACTGCTGAAAGGCTGAGCCTCGGTAGCCAGGGTCCTTTTGAAGCTGGATCTCCTTCAGGGAGAAGATGGAGACATCTAGGCagagggggcagagagagagaggggtcAGTCCAGCTGGCTGAGCCGGCAGCGGTCTGCAAACCCGGAGCCAGGAGGGACGGCAGTGCCCAAGTGCAGCACTGCACCTCATCAGAGCTTTTCTCTCGCACTCCTACTCCTACTCTACGTTGTCCTACCCAAATTGTTTCTTGCTTTCGCAGCCACCAAGCTCCCaccccagcctgctgcaggaGCACCTCTTGAGTGAGCAAAGACAAGAGGCATCTGAAGAGACCTGGCTGCAAACCACCACCCTCGGGCTGCACAGAAGCTCTTTGCTCCACATCCCCCAGGCAAGAGGACAGCGTGCACTTACTGTCAGGCAGGAGGTGCACCCGCTCTCCCAGGCTCTTGAAGTAAGCATGCCGCAGGGCTGCCTCCGCCGAAATCCGGCCTTTGGCTTCATACTGCACAAAGCCCCAGAGAAAGGCAATTACATACAGTCTGCTCCTGCGAGATGGCATTCAGTGGGCACAGAGGCCCCATACAGGGTGTGTGCACATTTGTGCACCTATGCGCATGTAAGTGCCCAAGCAATTTCATATGCTGCGTGGGTGACAGTGTCTCCGAACACTGTGCACACCACGGGGGCGTGCAGGCGATTACCAGTGCCATTTGCATGTGCACAAGGGACAGCACACGCTGTGTGACCATAGGAGTGCACCGGCCATGTCGTACCTTACGGATCATCAGGTTTGTGTCCTCTCACTTGTGTGAGAGTACACAGGGTGAAGGATGGTTCACCGTCCTTAACAGGACGTGGTTCGGGATAGCACCTACAATGCCATAGCTGCAGGGCCATGGCTTATTCTGCAGtcacagctcctctcctgcctggctCCAAAATCAGTGTGAGGGCAGCCAGAGTACCTTCACTTCAGCAAATCCCTTTGCCATCCACCTGGACTGCTCTACCACTCACCAGAAGAAGGTTCATCAGCAAGTCAATGCCTTCTGAGTCCAGCctgagagaaggaggaaatgagaAATGGAGCATTACTGCACCCAGGAGACATGGCAATCGTCAATGCAAGGGACAAGTGGCAGCTGGGACCTCCAGTGCACAGCTGCATTCAGAAGCTGCCAGCACCACACGGAGGGAATGAAACGGGTCTCCCCAGGCTCCCGTTTACAACCAGCGCAAGCCCACCATGCCTTATGTGTCCTTGCTCAAGGAGGTACCTTGGGGCGTGATTTATTAACGGCTGGGCTCGGTACTGCGTGAAATTGTAAGCCTTAAACTCCTCGTTGGATGTTATTCCAGGCCAGGTGTCTTCTGTTGGGGTtcctgggagggagagagagggaaaccTGTCATGCTCATTTGGCGCAGAGAGAAAAGCCTCATGCATGCGTGTGCCAGCGTCCTGCCCAGGAGAGAGGGCACGAGTCtccccagcaggctggggctcGCCTGCGCATCCCACGGGGCAGCCGGCGAGGAGCTCCTCGCCCTCACACCTCTGCTGACTGCAAGCCTGGaggggggctgcgggcagcctCTGCCCACGCCTGCCCACGCCTGCCCACGCCGTGGCAAGGCTTTGCCAGCGGGCTCCCTCCAGGCTCCCGAGGCTGCGCTTTGTGTCACCGCTCCTGCAGTCAGCCACTGCCCTCGCGTGGGGATTTGGGAGACAGCAGAAGACTCACCCAGCAGCCTGAAGATCAAATGCAGCTCTTCTTTCACGGTGGAGCCGGGGAACATGGGCCGTCCGGTGACCATCTCGTAGTGGATGCACCCAACACCCctagagcagcagcagaggcccTGGGATTAGTGATGGAGAAGCCCTGTGGACGCCTCACCACCCCTTGGTCAGGGTTGAGGTTCCTGGAGAGGGAAATAAGCCCCAGGAGCTGTGTCCCTTCTCTGCTACAGGTAACCATTCACCCCTGATGTGGACAGTGTGCTCCAAAGACCCTGCGCCCCAgggaacacagaaaacagcatggcCTCTGGGAGAGCCCACCACCCTCTGGTGCAACCAGCACCACGGGCATGTATGGTGCTGCACTGGCAGACGGATGGAAATGCCTGACCCACCGTCTCGAAGACCCCGGGAAGCTTGGTTTGGAGCCGTGGCTCACCACATGTCGATGGGTGTGGAATATTCAGTAGATCCCAGCAGGACGTCGGGGGGCCGGTACCACAGCGTGACCACCTCATTGGAATACGTTTTCGTAGGGACTGACTTGGCTCTGGCTAATCCTGAGGACGAAAGGGATGGGCATCAAGGAGCCGCACCTAGCTGCACCTTCTTGCAATGCTGCATCTTCCCCAGAGAGGCCCACCTACCGAAGTCAGCCAGCTTGAGCTCTCCTCTCTCGTTGATGAGCAGGTTCTGGGGTTTGAGGTCTCGGTGCAGGATCTTCCTCCCGTGACAGTAAGCCAGACCACGCAGCAGCTGGAACATGAAGATCTGTGGGGAGGAGACGGGGCTGGCATTTAGCACTGGGACATGGGCACCAAAAATGAGTCTGTTTCAAGGGCTCTCAAACTCATGGCCCCTCGAAGCTGGCCTGGGGTGAGACGCGCTGTAGACAAGTGTTCAGGCCCATCACCAGCAATCCAGAAAAGGGGCTGAACAAAGTCTGCATgcacagtaattttatttaggGTGGCAGTGACTTGAGAAAAGCTGGTGGAGCATCACAGCAGGCTGAAAAAGGTCAAAGAAGAGTAAGAAGGCTGAATTGAAGAGAGAACGGCTATTCAGCCTCACCCAGACCCTGGACTGCACTCAGGGTGAGCTCCCCGCATACGGGGAGAGGCAGGGGTACGGGGTCCCAGGCAGCACCACCTTACCTTCACGTTGTGCACGCTCATCAGGTTCCCACAGTTATCGAGGTACTGTTTGAGGTCGTTGTCCTGCAACAGGAAGCACACGTCAGCCTGTCCTTCCCTCGGCCCCCATCGCCCACCCGCGGAAAGGCAGCCGTCCCCCCTGTTCCCGCAGAAAGCCCCCCTCCGAGACCCACCAGGTACTCGAAGACGAGGGTGAGGGAGCGCTCCGTGTGGATGATGTCGTGCAGGGTCACGATGTTGGCGTGTTTCAGGTTCTTCAGCAGTGACACTGCAAGGAGAGGAGACGGCAGGTTGGGGCAGCAGGACCTGGGACTGCTCTCTGCCTGACTGCAGCTATACGTGTCTGCCTGCACCACCCGTCCCAAATCTGCCCGTGACCCGGCATTGCTCATGAGGGCTGTGATGGGGAAAAGCCTCTCCTGCTCTCACCTTCCCGTATGGCCGTGCAAGGTGCCCCTTCCTCGTGCTCCAGGCGGATTTCCTTCAGGGCAACGAGGTTTTCAGTCAGCTTGCTGCGTCCCTTGAAGACAGTGGCATAAGTGCCctgggtggggagagagaaaatacaagccATGCAGACCATTTACCAGGGTGGCACAACACTGATATACTCCACAACGTTTGGAGGAAGGATCATTTGAAGCTACAGGGCCAACTCTGAAGGCCACAGAAAGACTTGGTCTAAAAATTGCTAGATATTGAAGAAATTTGGCTACAGTCTGCCCGTTGCACTTCAAGCTGCCCTTCTAACTTAATTTAAATCCTTACAGGGGTTTCAGAGTCTACTCACCTCTCCCAGTTTGTCCAGTTTAACATAGGTTTCCAGCTTCCCAAACCCAATATCTGACTgtaagagagaaaggaaaacatcacTGGGAGGGATCTTATCCGGGGATGGCTTCACCTCCGGGGGGAAGGTCAAGGACACCGGACAGTAACAGCTTTGGGGGCAGATCAATCAAGGCAGGTGTTTGCATGCAGAAGCCCAGCTGATCCAAGCACATAAAGTCCACTCCTTTCCTGGAGAAGCCGTGCAGGCGACCCGGCAATCACAGTCAGAAAACCTTCGCAACCAACTGGCTGCTTGAGCAAAATGGGTGGCATCGGCATCCCGTGCCCCAGGGCGGCCACAGCCTGCACGGCTGCCCCTTCCCGCTGCCACCCCTGCAATCCCCTTCTCCTCTCACCCACCACCCTGACACGCCACCAGCAGCGGCCGAGTCGAACAGGAGCTGTGATCTGCAAAGAGCCGATGCCCTTTCTATCAGAGAAGCCTCGTGGGATCCTGCTGCTGATGCCCAGCCCTTTTCTTGAGTGCCTTCCTACGTCCTGGTCTTTACTGCGACTCCAttcatttctctgtgtgctgTTCAAATCAAGCGTGAAAGGGACATTTTCCCGTTTGGAACAGTAACTCTTTAACGTATTGCTGAGACCTGCTCTCGTGTACCCAGTGAAAGAAGGGCAACCACTGCAAGGCCACAGATTTAGGTGTCACTCCTAGCAGACCCCTGAAATTGCAGTTTTCTGCGGGGACAGACACACCTCCTCAGTTAGTTTGGATTATCTgtgtgccagggcaggggaTGGTTTCCAGCACAACAGAGCCCAAGGCCCAGGGCAAATCATTGCTCCTTAAGCTTAATAAACCACTGTCATTCTCCCACAAAATAGGTTTGCATCGGTGTAGTCCCAGAccagcagccagctctgagTCCAGCCCAGCTAAAGGCCCCcccacccagcagcactgcccccTCTCCTGAGCCAAGGGCTCATGCCATGCCGCTTGCCATCAGCAGATGGAGCTGGATGGACAGCTGTCAATCAGCAGGCAAAGACACGGCTGTGCAGGGAAAGGGTCCCCTGGGAGAGGCACTGAAGGAGCCCCCTGCACTgtgcccagggctctgcctggaGAACCAGCAGCCCCAGGTCTGGGGTGCTCTTGCAGCCTCCCCTGCTCACCAGGTCTGCCCCACGGGCAGGCTTTTTCCTTGCAACAGGCACTGGCCAGACCACCAAGCTCTCACAAGCTGCCACACGCAGCGGGGAAGCTGCTTTCTTGCTCACGCAGGCTGCATTTGGACCGGGAAATCCCAGGGGAACACAGCGGGtttttttactccattttgGCTTCCCCAAACCCTCTGCGTACCCTGGGAACAGATGCGTCCTGAGCAGGGAAATGAAGTGGCTGCTGCAATCTGCGGCGCTGTACACCCCCCAGAGCCATACTGCGAGTTTTGCAGGAGCATGCCTT encodes:
- the CDK18 gene encoding cyclin-dependent kinase 18, whose product is MNKMKNFKRRFSLSVPRTETIEESLTEFTEQFNQLNNRRNEDLAQGHLQLGHLGRDFRADTSPISPSEVEGQSPMAVRYRNNNQRRFSMEDVSKRLSLPMDIRLPPEFLQKLQMESPEFPKPLSRMSRRASLSDIGFGKLETYVKLDKLGEGTYATVFKGRSKLTENLVALKEIRLEHEEGAPCTAIREVSLLKNLKHANIVTLHDIIHTERSLTLVFEYLDNDLKQYLDNCGNLMSVHNVKIFMFQLLRGLAYCHGRKILHRDLKPQNLLINERGELKLADFGLARAKSVPTKTYSNEVVTLWYRPPDVLLGSTEYSTPIDMWGVGCIHYEMVTGRPMFPGSTVKEELHLIFRLLGTPTEDTWPGITSNEEFKAYNFTQYRAQPLINHAPRLDSEGIDLLMNLLLYEAKGRISAEAALRHAYFKSLGERVHLLPDNVSIFSLKEIQLQKDPGYRGSAFQQSARGKNRRQSIF